AGCAACGAGAACCACAGCGTGCGGTAGCGCAGCCAATCCCGCCTGGACGCGCCGGTCATCACCTCTTGCACATCCCAGTCGATGTTGCGCCGCCCACCCGCGGGGCTGCGCAGCAGCACATCCGCCGCAAAGCTTTTGCCCGGCACGACCGGCGTGCGCGGATCGTACTTCAGCATGTGAAAAAATCCCTGATCGCGCCCCAGCTTGGTGTCGGACTCGGGATGATTCAGCTGGCGAACGCCGGCGCTGGCCTTTGTATAGAGCGGCTCCATGGCATCCATCAGCGCGCCCGGCTCGCGCAGTTCGTCCCAGGGCGCGCCGTTGCGCGACAGCTGCGGCGCGTACGTCAGCGGCCAGAAATTGAAATGGCCGACGGTCTTGGGAAACGATTCGCCAGGGACGGTGAACCACAAAATATTCGGCGTCGCCTCGACCCCGGGGATAACGGTCAGCCCCTGCGGGACGCCCAGCTGCGACAGCGCGTCTTCATACGTCGAAACCACGTCGTGATCGCTGGCGACGATGACGTTGACGTCGGCGGCCAGAAAGCTGAGCACGCGATCTTGATCGGGAATCTGCGAGTCATAACTGCCGCTGCCGTGAACATGGAAGTCGCCGGTGATCACCCCGCCCGGCAAAAGGCCGGCGATCTTGCGCGAGGTCAGCGTGACGCTGGTTTGATCGCCGGCAGCCAAGGTGATCTCCGTGCGATCCAGCGTGGCGTACGGACCGCGCGTGGCATAGACGAAGTAATGCCCTGGCGGCACCAGCAGATCGATCTGACCGTCGACCACCAGCGCGCGGTTGCAGGCCGGCGACCCACCATGCGGCGGGCCCAGCATCGGCACGCAGCCGCCAAAAATTCCGTAGAGACTGGGCAACGCGTCCGGCGCGGTGGGCGGGCGGTTGAACGGGATCAGCACCACCTCGGCGAAGGGGGCGCGCGCGCCGGCGTCGCCTTCCACGCGCACCAGCAAGCGCGCCGGCGCCTCGATCGAAATGTCGCCGGCGGCCTCGTCGGTCGCACCGACGACGATCGAGGCCGCCGGGCCGGACGGCCGCCCGAAGGCGAACGGTTGAATGCGGTAGGCGCGGTTGGGCGGCAACTTTACGGAGAACGTTCCGTCGGGGCCCGGGACCGCCTCCGACCATGGCGTGCGATCGCTTTCCGCATCTGGGTTCTTGCCCGACGCCGGTTCGTAGAACAGCAGTGAGCCCAAACGGCCTTCGCTGCCGGGGACCGGCGCGCCACCCGAAAGCACGCGCCCGCTGACCGTCACCGGCGCCGCCTGGCCGGTCACCTGCGCGCGCGCCGACAACGCCGCGCCGACCGCCGGCGACAGACCCTGACCGGCGGCGGCGATCAGAAACCGTTCATAGCTCACGCCGTCGCCAGACAAGGTCGGACGCAGCGGCACCCCGGCAGCGCTGAGCGTGGTTTGATTAAAACCGGCGCCTTGCGTGTGATTGCACGGAACCGCCGCATAGCTGACATCCGGCGCCGCCTGCGAGCGGGCGGCGATGAACGGCCATTCGCGCCAGGCATCCCACAACTTCAGCAGATCCAGATCGGGCAAACGAAATCCGCCGCCCCGAATGGGGACGAACGGCAACATGGTGTTGTCGCCCCAGAAGAACCCGTCGGCGAGGTACAGCGTGTTCGGATCGGGCGCGCCGTTGTAAAGGTCGCTGCGCACACGCACACCCGGCTCGCAAGGGCGGAGCTCGTAACGGGTCACCACGGTCACCCGCTGGTCGCCGTCCAGGTGGCCGCGAAAGACCACCGCCACGAACGGCTGCGCGCCGGGGGCGGCCAGCCGCTGGTCAATCACCTGATACGATTCGTAGTGAACGGCGTCGCGCGGAAGAACGCCAGCGGCCTGGTAGATGCCGTTCGTCTGATCGCCGCTGGACATGTCGGCGAGGATGGGCGCGAAGTCGATGATCGTTCCGCCCGACGGCGCCAGTCCCTGCGGGTGTTCGGGCGCATCGAGGATGATCCGGACCCGATCGTTCTGAAGCAGGAAATCACCGACGGCCGCCTGCGCTTTGGGGCCAGTGCTGCGGGCCACGCTAGCCGCATCGTCGAAACGCTGCACGCTCAGGCTATCGGCGCCCGCCTCACAGTCGTAATGCAGCGCCGGACAGGCGGCAGGCGGCACGCACGCGCCGTCATCACCGCCCAGGCAACCGTCGCGCCGGCAGCCGCCCAGCCCGGCGCCAGCCGCGACAAGCGCGATCGCCCAGAGCGCGAAGCCCGCCCTTCGGCCGGGGAACGCCGCGGAAATCCGATGATGCCGTGGGGTCCCCATCCGAAGGTGGCGTGGCGGGCGCGCGCGGTCGCCCTACGATTTGGGTGCGGCGGTCTTGGTGGGTGCGGCGACGGGCGCGCTGGCGACCGGTGCGGGTGCGACGACGCTGGAAGCGACGACGGCCACCGCCGGTGGCGGCTCGCTGGCGGCCGGACCGGGAACAGCCGCCGGCGCACCCGGAACGGGCGCCGCGCCGGGAACGATGGGAGAGCCAGGGACGGTTGGAGCGCCAGGGACGGGCGCACCCGGCGGACGGATGATGCCGCCGCGCGGGCCGATGGTCATCACCATGCGGCGACCTTCCATCATCGCTCGCTGTTCGACCATGGCGACGTCGTTCACCGCCTTTAAGACCTGGTCCAGCATGACCTGTCCCATCTCGGGGTGAACGATCTCGCGGCCACGAAACACGATCACCAGCTTGCACTTGTTCCCTTCGGCCAGGAACCGGCGGATGTGTTTGACCTTGAAATCAAAGTCGTGCTCGTCCGTCTTGGGACGCAGCTTGATCTCTTTGAGGACGATCGTGGACTGGTGCTTGCGGGACGCCTTTTCCTTCTTTGACGTCTCGTACTTGAACTTGCCGAAGTCCATGATCTTGCAGACCGGCGGCGCTGCTCGAGGGTTCACCTCGACCAGTTCCAACCCCTGCTCTTCCGCCATCCGCAACGCTTCGTGGGTGGGGATGATGCCGACCTGACCTCCGTCAGCGGCGATGACCCGCACCTCCGGAACGCGAATACGGCGTCCGACGCGGTAGTTGTCTGCTGCACTGGCTGGCGCTTGAAATGATGGCCTTGCGATGCTCTTTCCTCCTGTTGTTAGCCGCTGCCGATGGTCGGTTGCGCAGCTTCCGTCGCCACCCGTCGGACGAATTCGTCCAGCGGCGTCGCCGGTTGCTGCTGGCCTTCACGCGTGCGCGGCGAGACCACGCGAGCGGCCATGTCCTTCTCCCCCACCACGACCATATAGGGGATCTTTTCTAGCTGTGCCTTCCGGATCTTTGAGCCTAACTTTTCGGGTGCTACGTCGGCCTCGGCGCGCAGGCCGGCGGCGCACAGGCTGGCCACCACCTCGTTGGCGTAGGCTTCGGCCTTTTCGCTCACCGACAGCACGCGCGCCTGCAGCGGCGCCAGCCACAACGGGAAGGCGCCGGCGTGTTGTTCGATCAGCACGGCGATGAAGCGTTCCATCGAACCCAAGAGCGCGCGGTGGATCATCACCGGCCGCTTGCGGGTACCGTCCTGGGCGACATATTCCAGGGCGAACCGCTCCGGCAACTGGAAATCCAGCTGGAACGTCGAGCATTGCCAGTCGCGACCCAAGGCGTCCTTGATCTTGAGGTCGATCTTCGGTCCGTAAAAGGCCCCACCGCCGGCATCCACGTCGAATTTTCGGCCCGTCGCTTCCAGGAGGTTGCGCAGCCCCGCTTCGGCACGGTCCCATACCGCCGGCTCGCCCATGAAGCTTTCCGGGCGCGTAGCCAGATAGAGCTGGAAGTTCTCGAAGCCGAAGAGCTTGAGCATCTCCAGGGCGAATTTCAGGCAGGCGCCCACCTCGTCGGCGATTTGATCTTCGCGCACGAAAAGGTGGCCGTCGTCCATGGTCAGGCCGCGCACGCGCAAAAGTCCGTGCAGCACGCCCGAACGTTCATAACGATAGACCGTGCCCAGCTCTGAATAACGAATTGGCAGCTCGCGATATGACCGCAGCTGGGAACGATAGATGGCGATGTGGAACGGACAGTTCATCGGCTTGACCAGATAGCGCTGGCCGTCCAGTTCCATGCCGCCAAACAGGTTGTCTTTATAGTGCTCGAGGTGGCCGGAGACCTCCAGCAGCTGCTCGCGCGCCAGGTGCGGCGTGTACACCAGCTCGTAACCGCGGCGCACGTTCTCGCGGCGGATGACGTCTTCGATCTGGTAGCGCACGAAGGCGCCCTTCGGATGCCAGAGGACAAAGCCGGGGCCGACCAGCTCGTCCATCGAATAGAGATCCAGCGCCTTGCCGAGCACGCGGTGGTCGCGGCGCTTGGCCTCTTCCAGCTTGTCCAGATACTCCTTGAGCTCGGCCACCGTCGGGAAGGCGGTGCCGTACACCCGCTGCAGCTGGGCGTTGCGCTCGTCGCCACGCCAGTAGGCGCCGGCGAAGGACATCACCTTGAACGCCTTGATGTCGCCGGTGCGCTCGACGTGGGGCCCGCGGCAAAGATCGATGAAGTCGCCGTGCTGAAAGTAAGAGACCTCGTCGCCCGCCGGGATCGATTCGACGATCTCGACCTTGTATTTTTCCCCGCGAGAACGAAAAAGCGTCAGGGCTTCCTCGCGCGTGACCACCCGCCGCTCGAAGGGCAAGTTCTCGGCGATGATCTTGCGCATCTCCGCTTCGATCTTCTCGGCGTCCTCGGGCGCGAAGGGCTCGGTGTCAAAGTCGTAGTAGAACCCGGCCTCGATCGACGGACCGATGGCCACCTTGGCGTTCGGCCGCAAGCGCCTGACCGCGTCCGCCATCACGTGCGACGCCGAGTGCCTCATCCGCGACAACGGATCGTCCGGCACGTCGCCCTTGTCACGTGGCTTGATGACTCTCTCGCTCACAGTCGCCTCAAGCGTATATCGCCCAGCCCACCGCGCGAAAGCGACTTCGCCGCAACAACCGCGCCGACCAAACAGACCCTCAAGACGAACGCGCGCGCATCACCCGGTCCTCGACGCTGAAAGACCGTGCAGACGCGATAAAGTTAAGATGGTGCCGCAATGCCAGACGAGCGAAGCGTGGCTTCGCCACGCGCAGCGAGCGGGGCTTGGGGACGTGCGAGCGGCAGCGAGACACGTCTCCAGATAAGGCGGTAGGCACGGGCAGGATTGAACTGCCGACCCCTACCGTGTCAAGGTAGTGCTCTTCCACTGAGCTACGTGCCTGAATTCCGCAAGTGAATTCGCGTACCTTAGTGCGGGCGCAGGCAGAGTCAAGCGAAAGCGGTTTCGCTCTCCGCGCTAGGCAAAATTTTCCTACGCGCGTTCTTATTCACCTGCTGATGCGAAGCACGCGCCATTTCCCTCAAGCGCGCCGTCAAGTGAGTCGAACAGGTGATTGACGCGCTTTGTTCCGAGCTCTTTCAAAACCTGTTACGGTCACCGGTCCACCCGTGTTTCGTCGACTCACCTTGCTGCTTCTACCGTGGCTCGCCGCCACGTTGCCGCCCGCCCAAAGCCGCGCGGACGGGCCGGGGAACATCGACCTCCAGCAGTACCAGCCGCCGCCTTTTTACTACCGCTATCTGCGCGTCGACGCGCCCGAGGTGCTGCCTTCCTGGAAAACGCACTTCGCGCTGGATGTCGACTATGCCTACAAGCCGCTGGTCCTGACCGACGTCGCGCCGACCATTCAGACGATGCGCAAGACGACCTACGATCTGGTCCGTCATGCCGTGGGCGCCGACCTCGCCGCCAGCATCGGCATCCTTGGTCGCATCGAACTTGGCGCCTCGCTGCCGATCGTCGCCTTTCAAACCGGCGAGGCCGCCCCCGGCACCAGCGGTCCCGGCCTCTTGGGGATCAGCAACCCGCGCGTCGGCATCAAGGCGCGCATCTTGGGCGCCGGCGAGCGCGGCTTCGGCCTGGGCGCTTCGCTGGTGGCGTCGATCCCCACCGGCATCGGCGGCGCACTGATTCGAGAGACCGGCGTCGGCGGCGAGGCGCGGCTGTTCGCCGGCTACAGCAAGGACCGCTTTAGCGTGGCGGCCACTGGCGGCTATCGCCTGCGCGGCGCCGGTCGTCTCTACGACATCGCGGTCGGCAACGCGCTCACCTTCGGCGCGGCCGGCGACTTCCATCTGCTGTCGCACACGCACGCATTGCTCGACGTCTCGGGTTCCACCGCCGCCAGCAGTCCGCTCGGCAGCGCCAAGGAATCACCGGTCGAGGCGCTGCTGGGTCTACGCCAGGAGATCGGCCACGTCGAGGTCACCCTGGCCGGCGGCCCCGGTTTGGTGTCGGGCTATGGCTCGCCGGAGGCGCGCGCGGTTTTCAGCATTGCCTGGTCAGACGCACCCCACGACGCCGATAAAGACGGCATCCCCGACGACGCCGACAAGTGCCCCAACGATCCCGAGGACAAAGACGGCTTCGAAGACACCGACGGTTGCCCCGATCCCGACAACGACAAGGACGGCATCCCTGACGTCAAAGACAGATGCCCGAACGACCCCGAAGACAAGGACGGCTTCCAGGACAGCGACGGCTGTCCCGATCCCGACAACGACAAGGACAAGATTCCCGACGTCAAAGACAAGTGTCCGGACAAGCCGGAGACATATAACGGTTACCAGGACGACGACGGCTGCCCCGACGAGGTCCCGCCGCCCAGCGACCGGGACAAAGACGGCATCCTGGACGACGACGACGAGTGCCCCGACGAGCCCGAGGATAAAGACGGCTTCGAGGACGAGGACGGCTGCCCCGATCCGGACAACGACAAGGACGGCATCCCCGACGCCAAAGACAAATGCCCGAACGAGCCCGAGACCATCAACGGCTTTCAAGACGACGACGGCTGCCCCGACAAGGGCCCCGAGGCGGCGGTCAAGATCGGCAAGGAAGAGCTCGAAACCCTGCGCCCGATTTTCTTCGACACCGACCGGGCCCGCGTGCGGCACGCCTTCTACAACATCCTCGGCCAGATCGCGCTGACGTTGAAGGCGCACCCAGAGATCGGCCGCTGCGCCGTCGAAGGCCACACCGACGACACCGGCCCCGAGGAGTGGAACCAGAAGCTGTCGCAGCTGCGCGCGCAGTCGGTGGTCGAGTTCCTGGTCAACAAAGGCGTCGACCGCCAGCGCCTGGTGGCCATCGGCCACGGCGAGAAGGTGCCGTGGGCGTCGAACGAAACCCCGTGGGGCCGTGCGAAGAACCGCCGGGTGATCTTTCACATCGAAGGCGTGAACAGCGAGGACCAGGAAAAGCAGGAGCACCGCCAGCGCGTGCGCGAACGCCACGCGGCCGCCAAGGCCCGCGCCAGCGAGAAGGCCGCCCGCGGCAGCGACGACGAAGCCGATGCCCCCGCGCCCGAACACGCGCCCGGGCCGCGCGCGCCCGCCACCAAGACCACCACTTCGAAAGAACGCGACCGATCGCCCGAGACGCCGCGCGATCAAAACGGCGGCGAAAAACCCGGCAAAGAAAAGCCCAGCAAAGACGACGGCGCGCCCACGCAAAAGTCCGACGACAAATCGAACGAAAAATCCGCCGCCGTCCCCACGGGTCGGACGTCGGTGGCACCGCCGACCAAGAACCCGACGACCACGTCGCGCAAGAAAAAATCGAGCGAACCAGAGAACCCGAAGACGTTGCGCGAGCTCCTCAAGCTGCCCGAGGGCGGCGGCCTCGACGAAATGCCCCCCACCTCCGACAGCCCGCCCGACCTGCCAAACAAACGCAGCCGCTAAGCGGGCGACCGGACGCTATTCATTCCCACCGCCAGCGCCAGCGTAGAGCGCTTCGATGGCGGGGCCATACTTGTCGATCACGACCTTGCGTTTGACCTTCAAGCTCGGCGTCAGCTCGCCGGCAGCTTCGGAAAACTCGGCCGGCAAGATGGCGAAGCGTTTGATCGTCTCGTACGAAGCCAGCGTGGCGTTCAGCGCGTCGATGGCTTTCTGCACCTCGGCCCGCAGCGGAGCCGATTCCGACAGCTTGCTGGCGTCGCCACTGCCGAACCGCTTGACCGCCTCTTCCGACGACGTCAACAGAGCCACGCAGTACGGCCGCTTGTCGCCGTAGACCAGCGCCTGGCTGACCAGCGGCGAACGCGCCTTGATAGCGTTTTCCAGCGGCTGGGGCGCCACCTTCTTGCCGCCGGCGGTGACGATCAGATCCTTCTTGCGATCGGTGATGCGCAACAGGCCGTCTTCCAGCATGCCGATGTCGCCGGAGTGAAACCAGCCGTCGGGTTCCACCGACTCGGCCGTGGCGGTCGAATTGTTGTAGTACTGCCGGAACACCGACGGACCGCGCATCAAGATCTCGCCGTCATCGGCAAAGCGCAGCTCGACCACGTCCAGCGCCGGTCCGACGGTGCCAAAGCGAAAGTGATCGATGCGGTTCAAGAACGCCGCGGCCATGGTCTCGGTCAGGCCGTAGCCTTCCAGGATCAGCACGCCCACGCCGTGAAAGAACTGCCCGATCTCGGCGCCCAGCGGCGCGCCGCCGGAGATCAAGAACCGACAGCGATCCAGGCCCAGCTTCGCGCGCAGCTTGCTGAACACCAGCTTGTCGGCCACCGCGCGTTGCAGCCCCAGCCACGGCCCCACCATCTTGCCGGCCCGCTGGCGCGCCGACGCCGCCGCCCCCACGCGCATCGCCCAGCCGATCAGCTTCAGCTTCGCCGGCGAGCCTTGCTTCAAACCGGCCAGCACACCGGAGTGAAACTTCTCGAAGATGCGCGGCACGCCGGCCATGAACGTCGGGCGCGTCTCGGTGAGGTCGTCTTTGATCTTGGCGGTGCCTTGCGAAAATGTGGTGAGACAGCCGATCTCGATGGGCGCCCATTCGAGCTCTCGTCCCAGCACGTGAGCCAGCGGCAAGAACAAGTACTGCTGATCATCTTCGCGCATGCTCATGGCGCGCACGGCGCTGCACACGCCGGACGCCAGATTCTCGTGCGTCAGCACCACCCCCTTCGGCGTGCCGGTGGTGCCCGAGGTGTAGATGATGGTGAAGGTCGAATCGGGACCGACGCGCTCGGAATGCTTGTCCAGCTCGTCGGGGTGGGCGCCGGTCCAGGCCCGGCCGGCGGCGCGCAGACCTTCCAGCGATTGCACGAAGTCGGCGGCGCCCTGCACCGCTTCGGCCAGCGGCACGAACGTGCGGCCCTTGGCGTCGGGCCGCTCCAGCGTGGCATCGCCGGCCATGTGCACCAGCGACATCACCGTGAACAGCCGGTGGCGCAGCGGGATCAGCTTGTCGATCTGCGCGGCGTCTTCCAGGATCACCACCTTGGCGCCGGCGTCGCGGATGATGAACTCGCACTGTTCGGGCGTGTTCGACGCATAGATGGGCACGGTGACCGCGCCGGCCAGCAAAATGCCGAGATCGCACAAGACCCACTCGAGCCGGGTCTGCGCCAGCACGCAGATGCGATCACCCGGCACCACACCCTGGGCGATGAGGCCAGCGGCGATCTCCCGCGCGACAGCGTCGGCCTCGGCGTAGGTCATGATGGTCCAGGCGGCGCCCACCTTGTGTTGAAAAGCCGGCTTCCCCGCGCTGGCCGCCACCCGCCGCTTCCACATCTCAACGGCTGTCTTGGGCTCGTTTTTCCGGAGCGCGGCCACGGCAGCGGGGGCGGTCATGGCTCCGATAGTATAAAATTCTGGTCATGGCCGCGAAGTCTTTGCCCCGCTG
This portion of the Polyangia bacterium genome encodes:
- a CDS encoding OmpA family protein, producing the protein MFRRLTLLLLPWLAATLPPAQSRADGPGNIDLQQYQPPPFYYRYLRVDAPEVLPSWKTHFALDVDYAYKPLVLTDVAPTIQTMRKTTYDLVRHAVGADLAASIGILGRIELGASLPIVAFQTGEAAPGTSGPGLLGISNPRVGIKARILGAGERGFGLGASLVASIPTGIGGALIRETGVGGEARLFAGYSKDRFSVAATGGYRLRGAGRLYDIAVGNALTFGAAGDFHLLSHTHALLDVSGSTAASSPLGSAKESPVEALLGLRQEIGHVEVTLAGGPGLVSGYGSPEARAVFSIAWSDAPHDADKDGIPDDADKCPNDPEDKDGFEDTDGCPDPDNDKDGIPDVKDRCPNDPEDKDGFQDSDGCPDPDNDKDKIPDVKDKCPDKPETYNGYQDDDGCPDEVPPPSDRDKDGILDDDDECPDEPEDKDGFEDEDGCPDPDNDKDGIPDAKDKCPNEPETINGFQDDDGCPDKGPEAAVKIGKEELETLRPIFFDTDRARVRHAFYNILGQIALTLKAHPEIGRCAVEGHTDDTGPEEWNQKLSQLRAQSVVEFLVNKGVDRQRLVAIGHGEKVPWASNETPWGRAKNRRVIFHIEGVNSEDQEKQEHRQRVRERHAAAKARASEKAARGSDDEADAPAPEHAPGPRAPATKTTTSKERDRSPETPRDQNGGEKPGKEKPSKDDGAPTQKSDDKSNEKSAAVPTGRTSVAPPTKNPTTTSRKKKSSEPENPKTLRELLKLPEGGGLDEMPPTSDSPPDLPNKRSR
- a CDS encoding long-chain fatty acid--CoA ligase, whose amino-acid sequence is MTAPAAVAALRKNEPKTAVEMWKRRVAASAGKPAFQHKVGAAWTIMTYAEADAVAREIAAGLIAQGVVPGDRICVLAQTRLEWVLCDLGILLAGAVTVPIYASNTPEQCEFIIRDAGAKVVILEDAAQIDKLIPLRHRLFTVMSLVHMAGDATLERPDAKGRTFVPLAEAVQGAADFVQSLEGLRAAGRAWTGAHPDELDKHSERVGPDSTFTIIYTSGTTGTPKGVVLTHENLASGVCSAVRAMSMREDDQQYLFLPLAHVLGRELEWAPIEIGCLTTFSQGTAKIKDDLTETRPTFMAGVPRIFEKFHSGVLAGLKQGSPAKLKLIGWAMRVGAAASARQRAGKMVGPWLGLQRAVADKLVFSKLRAKLGLDRCRFLISGGAPLGAEIGQFFHGVGVLILEGYGLTETMAAAFLNRIDHFRFGTVGPALDVVELRFADDGEILMRGPSVFRQYYNNSTATAESVEPDGWFHSGDIGMLEDGLLRITDRKKDLIVTAGGKKVAPQPLENAIKARSPLVSQALVYGDKRPYCVALLTSSEEAVKRFGSGDASKLSESAPLRAEVQKAIDALNATLASYETIKRFAILPAEFSEAAGELTPSLKVKRKVVIDKYGPAIEALYAGAGGGNE
- the thrS gene encoding threonine--tRNA ligase, which translates into the protein MSERVIKPRDKGDVPDDPLSRMRHSASHVMADAVRRLRPNAKVAIGPSIEAGFYYDFDTEPFAPEDAEKIEAEMRKIIAENLPFERRVVTREEALTLFRSRGEKYKVEIVESIPAGDEVSYFQHGDFIDLCRGPHVERTGDIKAFKVMSFAGAYWRGDERNAQLQRVYGTAFPTVAELKEYLDKLEEAKRRDHRVLGKALDLYSMDELVGPGFVLWHPKGAFVRYQIEDVIRRENVRRGYELVYTPHLAREQLLEVSGHLEHYKDNLFGGMELDGQRYLVKPMNCPFHIAIYRSQLRSYRELPIRYSELGTVYRYERSGVLHGLLRVRGLTMDDGHLFVREDQIADEVGACLKFALEMLKLFGFENFQLYLATRPESFMGEPAVWDRAEAGLRNLLEATGRKFDVDAGGGAFYGPKIDLKIKDALGRDWQCSTFQLDFQLPERFALEYVAQDGTRKRPVMIHRALLGSMERFIAVLIEQHAGAFPLWLAPLQARVLSVSEKAEAYANEVVASLCAAGLRAEADVAPEKLGSKIRKAQLEKIPYMVVVGEKDMAARVVSPRTREGQQQPATPLDEFVRRVATEAAQPTIGSG
- the infC gene encoding translation initiation factor IF-3 gives rise to the protein MRPTGGDGSCATDHRQRLTTGGKSIARPSFQAPASAADNYRVGRRIRVPEVRVIAADGGQVGIIPTHEALRMAEEQGLELVEVNPRAAPPVCKIMDFGKFKYETSKKEKASRKHQSTIVLKEIKLRPKTDEHDFDFKVKHIRRFLAEGNKCKLVIVFRGREIVHPEMGQVMLDQVLKAVNDVAMVEQRAMMEGRRMVMTIGPRGGIIRPPGAPVPGAPTVPGSPIVPGAAPVPGAPAAVPGPAASEPPPAVAVVASSVVAPAPVASAPVAAPTKTAAPKS
- a CDS encoding CehA/McbA family metallohydrolase; translation: MPPAACPALHYDCEAGADSLSVQRFDDAASVARSTGPKAQAAVGDFLLQNDRVRIILDAPEHPQGLAPSGGTIIDFAPILADMSSGDQTNGIYQAAGVLPRDAVHYESYQVIDQRLAAPGAQPFVAVVFRGHLDGDQRVTVVTRYELRPCEPGVRVRSDLYNGAPDPNTLYLADGFFWGDNTMLPFVPIRGGGFRLPDLDLLKLWDAWREWPFIAARSQAAPDVSYAAVPCNHTQGAGFNQTTLSAAGVPLRPTLSGDGVSYERFLIAAAGQGLSPAVGAALSARAQVTGQAAPVTVSGRVLSGGAPVPGSEGRLGSLLFYEPASGKNPDAESDRTPWSEAVPGPDGTFSVKLPPNRAYRIQPFAFGRPSGPAASIVVGATDEAAGDISIEAPARLLVRVEGDAGARAPFAEVVLIPFNRPPTAPDALPSLYGIFGGCVPMLGPPHGGSPACNRALVVDGQIDLLVPPGHYFVYATRGPYATLDRTEITLAAGDQTSVTLTSRKIAGLLPGGVITGDFHVHGSGSYDSQIPDQDRVLSFLAADVNVIVASDHDVVSTYEDALSQLGVPQGLTVIPGVEATPNILWFTVPGESFPKTVGHFNFWPLTYAPQLSRNGAPWDELREPGALMDAMEPLYTKASAGVRQLNHPESDTKLGRDQGFFHMLKYDPRTPVVPGKSFAADVLLRSPAGGRRNIDWDVQEVMTGASRRDWLRYRTLWFSLLSQGFLRAGVANSDTHSLTLERVGYPRNLVFGGHDPTMLDVDGFNADVRAGHMVGSNGPVLDVTLADAAGQEHRAGLDPIVPGRSSQLTIDIAAAPWVPVTQVRVFVNGRMVKAVDVSAAFDGLDHFGAVIGRTQVVVRLSDLLAGVKGDAWIVVEAGMNQDLPPDDADGVSDGLPDLPDSDLPTRPRTVTDPRFDLEAIAPGVWPTAFTNPFLLNLDGGAWTAPGLAP